A genomic segment from Gossypium hirsutum isolate 1008001.06 chromosome D04, Gossypium_hirsutum_v2.1, whole genome shotgun sequence encodes:
- the LOC107926032 gene encoding transcription factor WER translates to MSMKKEGEILYKKGLWTMEEDKLLIDYVKVHGKGQWNKIANRTGLKRSGKSCRLRWMNYLGPNVKKGDFSEEEEDLIIRLHKLLGNRWSLIAKRVPGRTDNQVKNYWNSHLRKKLGIIDQNETRIDFCQSSKQVKVCHVDEAATDPSPGHGTTTETTGITVDQSNQQEAIDHRVLNNTTQESMTSESYINTFWIPDHDYELSTLAMIDHFHEYSSFHLS, encoded by the exons ATGTCCATGAAAAAAGAAGGTGAAATTCTATACAAAAAGGGATTATGGACAATGGAGGAAGACAAGTTACTCATTGATTATGTCAAGGTCCATGGAAAAGGACAATGGAACAAAATAGCCAACAGAACAG GTTTGAAGAGAAGTGGGAAAAGTTGTCGGCTAAGGTGGATGAATTACCTGGGTCCTAACGTTAAAAAGGGTGATTTttctgaagaagaagaagacctCATCATTAGACTTCATAAGCTTCTTGGAAACAGGTGGTCTTTGATTGCGAAACGAGTTCCAGGTCGAACTGACAATCAAGTCAAGAATTACTGGAATAGTCATTTGAGGAAGAAACTAGGGATCATTGATCAAAACGAGACGAGGATTGACTTTTGTCAAAGTTCAAAGCAAGTCAAAGTGTGTCATGTTGATGAGGCAGCCACGGATCCAAGTCCTGGACATGGAACCACCACTGAAACCACGGGTATAACAGTGGATCAAAGTAACCAGCAGGAAGCCATTGATCATCGGGTCTTAAACAATACTACTCAAGAATCAATGACCAGTGAGAGTTATATCAACACTTTCTGGATTCCTGACCATGATTATGAGCTAAGTACACTTGCCATGATTGACCACTTCCATGAATATTCTTCTTTTCATCTTAGCTAG
- the LOC107925995 gene encoding carbonic anhydrase, chloroplastic, with translation MGDKSYEEAIEALKKLLSEKGELKAVAAAKVDQVTAELKTTSDDSVERLKQGFVYFKSQKYEKNPALYAELAKGQSPKYMIVACSDSRVCPSHVLDMQPGEAFVVRNVANIVPPYDQTKYAGTGSAVEYAVLHLKVQEIVVIGHSACGGIKGLMSFLYDGTTSTDFIEDWVKIGMPAKTKVQAEHGGEPLGVQCTHCEKEAVNVSLGNLLSYPFVRDGLVRKTLALKGGYYDFVKGSFELWSLNFQLSSPLSV, from the exons ATGGGAGACAAGTCATACGAGGAAGCCATTGAAGCTCTCAAGAAACTGCTTAg TGAGAAAGGAGAATTGAAAGCTGTTGCAGCTGCAAAGGTAGATCAAGTGACAGCTGAGTTAAAGACCACATCTGATGATTCTGTGGAGAGGTTGAAACAAGGATTCGTTTACTTCAAGTCACAAAAATATGA GAAGAATCCTGCTTTGTATGCTGAGCTTGCCAAGGGTCAAAGCCCCAag TATATGATTGTTGCCTGCTCCGACTCCAGGGTGTGCCCATCTCATGTTCTGGACATGCAACCAGGGGAAGCTTTCGTGGTTCGTAATGTTGCTAATATTGTTCCACCTTACGATCAG ACTAAATACGCTGGAACTGGATCTGCAGTTGAATATGCAGTTTTGCATCTCAAGGTTCAAGAAATTGTGGTGATTGGGCACAGTGCCTGTGGTGGAATCAAAGGACTCATGTCTTTCCTATATGATGGAACCACCTCTAC TGATTTCATAGAAGATTGGGTTAAGATTGGAATGCCTGCTAAGACCAAGGTTCAAGCAGAACACGGGGGCGAGCCCTTGGGAGTTCAATGTACACATTGTGAGAAG GAAGCAGTGAATGTATCCCTTGGAAACTTGCTAAGTTATCCATTTGTGAGAGATGGATTGGTGAGGAAAACTCTAGCACTCAAGGGTGGTTACTACGATTTCGTTAAAGGAAGTTTCGAGCTTTGGAGTCTCAATTTCCAGCTTTCTTCGCCCCTCTCCGTCTGA